Proteins from a genomic interval of Arvicola amphibius chromosome 10, mArvAmp1.2, whole genome shotgun sequence:
- the Brat1 gene encoding BRCA1-associated ATM activator 1 isoform X1 — translation MDPECSRLLPALCAVLADPRQLVADDTCLEKLLDWFKTVTETESSLQLLQDHPCLMELLSHVLKPQDVSPRVLSFALRLVGIFAAQEDCFQYLQQGELLLGLFGETGALSWAAWSVPSVRSGWIQGLCSLVRHPSALHFLADSGAVDTIFSLQGDPSLFVASAASQLLVHVLALAMQGGASGSPIPEAAAWPVCAQKIVNHVEESLHSKATPQVTQALNVLTTTFGRCYNPWTGVLWERLSPPVACLFERDPIPAVHSLMDLLLSVARSPVLNFSACGLWEMLAQTLSRLSPTQAGPLALGTLKLQHCPQELRIQAFSVLLQPLTCILKATTQAPGPPGLLDGAADSSLTVDTLLSSKSTCVGLLCQTLAHLEELQMLPQCPTPWPQVPLLEAAVTILRLCDGSADPSSSVGGRLCGTLGGCVRVQRAALDFLGTLSQGMGPLELVLEVFAVLLKTLESPESSPTVLKKAFQATLRWLQNSHKTPNCSDLSADALLFLEELFPILQKRLCSPCWEVRDSALEFLTHLIRHWGGQADFREALRSSEVPTLACQLLQDPESYVRASAVGAAGQLSSRGLQATPTSPENPQAQQGLLMDLMHILSTDSEGFPRRAVLRVFTEWLRDGHADVVQDTEWFVATVLQAVSRDLDWEVRVQGLELAQVFLIQAMGQPSLLCPYTVGLPEATSPSPHPEFLQTLCRLPVFEFAFCALLDCDRPVAQKACDLLLFLRDKTSSCSGTQEVGDNPSSASVEAVLQRWREGEQGQPLGDLEPEAMLAILRSLDLEGLQDKLAKSSDHVEKSPQSLLQDMLATVGILEENEADCY, via the exons ATGGACCCAGAATGCTCCAGGCTCCTCCCGGCTCTCTGTGCTGTTCTGGCAGATCCCAGGCAGCTGGTGGCAGATGACACCTGCTTGGAGAAACTGCTGGATTGGTTTAAAACAGTGACGGAGACAG AGTCCAGCCTCCAGCTGCTGCAGGACCACCCCTGCCTAATGGAGCTACTGTCCCATGTGCTGAAGCCACAGGATGTGAGCCCCAGGGTCCTCTCCTTCGCTCTACGCCTTGTTGGGATCTTTGCAGCCCAGGAAGACTGTTTCCAGTACCTCCAG cAGGGGGAGTTGTTGCTGGGGCTCTTTGGGGAGACGGGTGCCCTCAGCTGGGCAGCCTGGAGCGTGCCCAGCGTGCGCAGTGGCTGGATCCAGGGCTTGTGCTCCCTGGTACGCCACCCCAGCGCCCTGCACTTCCTGGCTGACAGTG GTGCTGTGGACACGATCTTCTCCTTGCAGGGAGACCCCAGCCTGTTTGTGGCCTCTGCAGCCAGCCAGCTCCTAGTACATGTCCTGGCTCTGGCCATGCAAGGTGGGGCTTCAGGGTCCCCCATCCCAGAGGCTGCTGCCTGGCCTGTCTGTGCTCAGAAGATTGTGAACCATGTGGAAGAGTCCTTGCATTCCAAAGCCACCCCACAGGTCACACAGGCCTTGAATGTACTGACCACCACCTTTGGGCGCTGCTATAACCCCTGGACAGGGGTCCTCTGGGAGCGGCTGAGTCCCCCTGTTGCCTGCCTGTTTGAGAGAGACCCCATTCCAGCTGTCCACTCGCTCATGGACCTTCTCCTCAGCGTGGCCAG GTCTCCTGTGTTGAATTTTTCAGCCTGTGGTTTGTGGGAGATGCTGGCCCAGACTCTGAGCCGCCTGAGCCCCACACAAGCTGGGCCTCTAGCTCTGGGGACCCTGAAACTTCAGCATTG TCCCCAGGAACTGAGAATCCAGGCCTTCAGTGTTCTCCTCCAGCCCCTGACCTGTATCCTGAAAGCCACCACTCAGGCGCCTGGACCTCCAG GCTTGCTGGATGGGGCTGCAGATAGCTCGCTGACTGTGGATACGCTCTTGTCATCTAAGTCGACCTGTGTGGGACTCCTCTGCCAGACTCTGGCTCACCTGGAGGAACTACAGATGCTG CCCCAGTGCCCCACCCCCTGGCCCCAAGTGCCCCTGCTGGAAGCTGCGGTGACCATATTGCGTCTCTGTGATGGCTCGGCGGACCCCAGCTCCAGTGTGGGAGGTCGTCTCTGTGGGACTCTGGGCGGCTGTGTTCGTGTCCAGCGAGCAGCCCTCGACTTCTTGGGGACACTGTCTCAGGGAATGG GCCCCCTTGAGTTGGTGCTGGAGGTGTTTGCGGTCCTCCTGAAGACCCTTGAGAGTCCAGAGTCCAGCCCCACG GTCCTGAAAAAGGCCTTCCAGGCTACTCTCAGATGGCTCCAGAATTCACACAAGACCCCCAACTGCTCTGACCTCAGCGCTGATGCCCTGCTGTTCCTTGAAG AGCTATTCCCCATACTACAGAAGCGCCTGTGCAGCCCCTGTTGGGAGGTGAGGGACTCCGCCCTGGAGTTCCTGACACATCTGATCCGACACTGGGGAG GGCAGGCTGACTTCAGAGAGGCACTGCGTTCCTCAGAAGTGCCCACGCTTGCCTGCCAGCTCCTCCAAGACCCTGAGAGTTATGTCCGAGCAAGTGCAGTAGGCGCTGCTGGGCAGCTCTCTAGCCGGGGCCTACAGGCCACTCCCACCAGCCCTGAGAACCCGCAGGCCCAGCAG GGCCTACTTATGGACCTCATGCATATCCTGTCTACGGACTCAGAGGGCTTCCCTCGGAGGGCTGTCTTACGGGTCTTTACTGAGTGGCTGAGGGATGGCCATGCTGATGTGGTTCAAGACACAGAGTGGTTTGTGGCCACTGTGCTGCAGGCAGTGAGCCGGGATCTGGACTGGGAGGTCCGAGTGCAGGGTTTGGAGCTGGCACAGGTGTTCCTCATCCAGGCAATGGGGCAGCCCAGCCTCCTCTGTCCCTATACAGTAGGCCTGCCTGAGGCCACCTCTCCCAGCCCACACCCAGAATTCTTGCAAACTCTCTGCCGTCTGCCAGTCTTTGAGTTTGCTTTTTGTGCCTTGCTTGACTGTGACCGACCAGTGGCCCAAAAGGCCTGTGACTTGCTCCTCTTCTTGAGGGACAAGACATCTTCCTGCAGTGGCACCCAGGAGGTTGGGGATAACCCTAGCTCAGCCTCTGTGGAGGCTGTCCTGCAGAGGTGGCGGGAGGGTGAGCAGGGCCAGCCCCTGGGGGACCTGGAGCCTGAGGCCATGCTAGCTATCCTGCGGTCCCTAGACCTGGAGGGCCTGCAGGACAAGCTGGCCAAGAGCAGCGACCATGTGGAAAAAAGCCCACAGTCCCTACTACAGGACATGCTGGCCACGGTGGGTATATTAGAGGAGAATGAAGCTGACTGCTACTAA
- the Brat1 gene encoding BRCA1-associated ATM activator 1 isoform X2: MDPECSRLLPALCAVLADPRQLVADDTCLEKLLDWFKTVTETESSLQLLQDHPCLMELLSHVLKPQDVSPRVLSFALRLVGIFAAQEDCFQYLQGELLLGLFGETGALSWAAWSVPSVRSGWIQGLCSLVRHPSALHFLADSGAVDTIFSLQGDPSLFVASAASQLLVHVLALAMQGGASGSPIPEAAAWPVCAQKIVNHVEESLHSKATPQVTQALNVLTTTFGRCYNPWTGVLWERLSPPVACLFERDPIPAVHSLMDLLLSVARSPVLNFSACGLWEMLAQTLSRLSPTQAGPLALGTLKLQHCPQELRIQAFSVLLQPLTCILKATTQAPGPPGLLDGAADSSLTVDTLLSSKSTCVGLLCQTLAHLEELQMLPQCPTPWPQVPLLEAAVTILRLCDGSADPSSSVGGRLCGTLGGCVRVQRAALDFLGTLSQGMGPLELVLEVFAVLLKTLESPESSPTVLKKAFQATLRWLQNSHKTPNCSDLSADALLFLEELFPILQKRLCSPCWEVRDSALEFLTHLIRHWGGQADFREALRSSEVPTLACQLLQDPESYVRASAVGAAGQLSSRGLQATPTSPENPQAQQGLLMDLMHILSTDSEGFPRRAVLRVFTEWLRDGHADVVQDTEWFVATVLQAVSRDLDWEVRVQGLELAQVFLIQAMGQPSLLCPYTVGLPEATSPSPHPEFLQTLCRLPVFEFAFCALLDCDRPVAQKACDLLLFLRDKTSSCSGTQEVGDNPSSASVEAVLQRWREGEQGQPLGDLEPEAMLAILRSLDLEGLQDKLAKSSDHVEKSPQSLLQDMLATVGILEENEADCY, from the exons ATGGACCCAGAATGCTCCAGGCTCCTCCCGGCTCTCTGTGCTGTTCTGGCAGATCCCAGGCAGCTGGTGGCAGATGACACCTGCTTGGAGAAACTGCTGGATTGGTTTAAAACAGTGACGGAGACAG AGTCCAGCCTCCAGCTGCTGCAGGACCACCCCTGCCTAATGGAGCTACTGTCCCATGTGCTGAAGCCACAGGATGTGAGCCCCAGGGTCCTCTCCTTCGCTCTACGCCTTGTTGGGATCTTTGCAGCCCAGGAAGACTGTTTCCAGTACCTCCAG GGGGAGTTGTTGCTGGGGCTCTTTGGGGAGACGGGTGCCCTCAGCTGGGCAGCCTGGAGCGTGCCCAGCGTGCGCAGTGGCTGGATCCAGGGCTTGTGCTCCCTGGTACGCCACCCCAGCGCCCTGCACTTCCTGGCTGACAGTG GTGCTGTGGACACGATCTTCTCCTTGCAGGGAGACCCCAGCCTGTTTGTGGCCTCTGCAGCCAGCCAGCTCCTAGTACATGTCCTGGCTCTGGCCATGCAAGGTGGGGCTTCAGGGTCCCCCATCCCAGAGGCTGCTGCCTGGCCTGTCTGTGCTCAGAAGATTGTGAACCATGTGGAAGAGTCCTTGCATTCCAAAGCCACCCCACAGGTCACACAGGCCTTGAATGTACTGACCACCACCTTTGGGCGCTGCTATAACCCCTGGACAGGGGTCCTCTGGGAGCGGCTGAGTCCCCCTGTTGCCTGCCTGTTTGAGAGAGACCCCATTCCAGCTGTCCACTCGCTCATGGACCTTCTCCTCAGCGTGGCCAG GTCTCCTGTGTTGAATTTTTCAGCCTGTGGTTTGTGGGAGATGCTGGCCCAGACTCTGAGCCGCCTGAGCCCCACACAAGCTGGGCCTCTAGCTCTGGGGACCCTGAAACTTCAGCATTG TCCCCAGGAACTGAGAATCCAGGCCTTCAGTGTTCTCCTCCAGCCCCTGACCTGTATCCTGAAAGCCACCACTCAGGCGCCTGGACCTCCAG GCTTGCTGGATGGGGCTGCAGATAGCTCGCTGACTGTGGATACGCTCTTGTCATCTAAGTCGACCTGTGTGGGACTCCTCTGCCAGACTCTGGCTCACCTGGAGGAACTACAGATGCTG CCCCAGTGCCCCACCCCCTGGCCCCAAGTGCCCCTGCTGGAAGCTGCGGTGACCATATTGCGTCTCTGTGATGGCTCGGCGGACCCCAGCTCCAGTGTGGGAGGTCGTCTCTGTGGGACTCTGGGCGGCTGTGTTCGTGTCCAGCGAGCAGCCCTCGACTTCTTGGGGACACTGTCTCAGGGAATGG GCCCCCTTGAGTTGGTGCTGGAGGTGTTTGCGGTCCTCCTGAAGACCCTTGAGAGTCCAGAGTCCAGCCCCACG GTCCTGAAAAAGGCCTTCCAGGCTACTCTCAGATGGCTCCAGAATTCACACAAGACCCCCAACTGCTCTGACCTCAGCGCTGATGCCCTGCTGTTCCTTGAAG AGCTATTCCCCATACTACAGAAGCGCCTGTGCAGCCCCTGTTGGGAGGTGAGGGACTCCGCCCTGGAGTTCCTGACACATCTGATCCGACACTGGGGAG GGCAGGCTGACTTCAGAGAGGCACTGCGTTCCTCAGAAGTGCCCACGCTTGCCTGCCAGCTCCTCCAAGACCCTGAGAGTTATGTCCGAGCAAGTGCAGTAGGCGCTGCTGGGCAGCTCTCTAGCCGGGGCCTACAGGCCACTCCCACCAGCCCTGAGAACCCGCAGGCCCAGCAG GGCCTACTTATGGACCTCATGCATATCCTGTCTACGGACTCAGAGGGCTTCCCTCGGAGGGCTGTCTTACGGGTCTTTACTGAGTGGCTGAGGGATGGCCATGCTGATGTGGTTCAAGACACAGAGTGGTTTGTGGCCACTGTGCTGCAGGCAGTGAGCCGGGATCTGGACTGGGAGGTCCGAGTGCAGGGTTTGGAGCTGGCACAGGTGTTCCTCATCCAGGCAATGGGGCAGCCCAGCCTCCTCTGTCCCTATACAGTAGGCCTGCCTGAGGCCACCTCTCCCAGCCCACACCCAGAATTCTTGCAAACTCTCTGCCGTCTGCCAGTCTTTGAGTTTGCTTTTTGTGCCTTGCTTGACTGTGACCGACCAGTGGCCCAAAAGGCCTGTGACTTGCTCCTCTTCTTGAGGGACAAGACATCTTCCTGCAGTGGCACCCAGGAGGTTGGGGATAACCCTAGCTCAGCCTCTGTGGAGGCTGTCCTGCAGAGGTGGCGGGAGGGTGAGCAGGGCCAGCCCCTGGGGGACCTGGAGCCTGAGGCCATGCTAGCTATCCTGCGGTCCCTAGACCTGGAGGGCCTGCAGGACAAGCTGGCCAAGAGCAGCGACCATGTGGAAAAAAGCCCACAGTCCCTACTACAGGACATGCTGGCCACGGTGGGTATATTAGAGGAGAATGAAGCTGACTGCTACTAA
- the Brat1 gene encoding BRCA1-associated ATM activator 1 isoform X3 produces the protein MDPECSRLLPALCAVLADPRQLVADDTCLEKLLDWFKTVTETESSLQLLQDHPCLMELLSHVLKPQDVSPRVLSFALRLVGIFAAQEDCFQYLQGDPSLFVASAASQLLVHVLALAMQGGASGSPIPEAAAWPVCAQKIVNHVEESLHSKATPQVTQALNVLTTTFGRCYNPWTGVLWERLSPPVACLFERDPIPAVHSLMDLLLSVARSPVLNFSACGLWEMLAQTLSRLSPTQAGPLALGTLKLQHCPQELRIQAFSVLLQPLTCILKATTQAPGPPGLLDGAADSSLTVDTLLSSKSTCVGLLCQTLAHLEELQMLPQCPTPWPQVPLLEAAVTILRLCDGSADPSSSVGGRLCGTLGGCVRVQRAALDFLGTLSQGMGPLELVLEVFAVLLKTLESPESSPTVLKKAFQATLRWLQNSHKTPNCSDLSADALLFLEELFPILQKRLCSPCWEVRDSALEFLTHLIRHWGGQADFREALRSSEVPTLACQLLQDPESYVRASAVGAAGQLSSRGLQATPTSPENPQAQQGLLMDLMHILSTDSEGFPRRAVLRVFTEWLRDGHADVVQDTEWFVATVLQAVSRDLDWEVRVQGLELAQVFLIQAMGQPSLLCPYTVGLPEATSPSPHPEFLQTLCRLPVFEFAFCALLDCDRPVAQKACDLLLFLRDKTSSCSGTQEVGDNPSSASVEAVLQRWREGEQGQPLGDLEPEAMLAILRSLDLEGLQDKLAKSSDHVEKSPQSLLQDMLATVGILEENEADCY, from the exons ATGGACCCAGAATGCTCCAGGCTCCTCCCGGCTCTCTGTGCTGTTCTGGCAGATCCCAGGCAGCTGGTGGCAGATGACACCTGCTTGGAGAAACTGCTGGATTGGTTTAAAACAGTGACGGAGACAG AGTCCAGCCTCCAGCTGCTGCAGGACCACCCCTGCCTAATGGAGCTACTGTCCCATGTGCTGAAGCCACAGGATGTGAGCCCCAGGGTCCTCTCCTTCGCTCTACGCCTTGTTGGGATCTTTGCAGCCCAGGAAGACTGTTTCCAGTACCTCCAG GGAGACCCCAGCCTGTTTGTGGCCTCTGCAGCCAGCCAGCTCCTAGTACATGTCCTGGCTCTGGCCATGCAAGGTGGGGCTTCAGGGTCCCCCATCCCAGAGGCTGCTGCCTGGCCTGTCTGTGCTCAGAAGATTGTGAACCATGTGGAAGAGTCCTTGCATTCCAAAGCCACCCCACAGGTCACACAGGCCTTGAATGTACTGACCACCACCTTTGGGCGCTGCTATAACCCCTGGACAGGGGTCCTCTGGGAGCGGCTGAGTCCCCCTGTTGCCTGCCTGTTTGAGAGAGACCCCATTCCAGCTGTCCACTCGCTCATGGACCTTCTCCTCAGCGTGGCCAG GTCTCCTGTGTTGAATTTTTCAGCCTGTGGTTTGTGGGAGATGCTGGCCCAGACTCTGAGCCGCCTGAGCCCCACACAAGCTGGGCCTCTAGCTCTGGGGACCCTGAAACTTCAGCATTG TCCCCAGGAACTGAGAATCCAGGCCTTCAGTGTTCTCCTCCAGCCCCTGACCTGTATCCTGAAAGCCACCACTCAGGCGCCTGGACCTCCAG GCTTGCTGGATGGGGCTGCAGATAGCTCGCTGACTGTGGATACGCTCTTGTCATCTAAGTCGACCTGTGTGGGACTCCTCTGCCAGACTCTGGCTCACCTGGAGGAACTACAGATGCTG CCCCAGTGCCCCACCCCCTGGCCCCAAGTGCCCCTGCTGGAAGCTGCGGTGACCATATTGCGTCTCTGTGATGGCTCGGCGGACCCCAGCTCCAGTGTGGGAGGTCGTCTCTGTGGGACTCTGGGCGGCTGTGTTCGTGTCCAGCGAGCAGCCCTCGACTTCTTGGGGACACTGTCTCAGGGAATGG GCCCCCTTGAGTTGGTGCTGGAGGTGTTTGCGGTCCTCCTGAAGACCCTTGAGAGTCCAGAGTCCAGCCCCACG GTCCTGAAAAAGGCCTTCCAGGCTACTCTCAGATGGCTCCAGAATTCACACAAGACCCCCAACTGCTCTGACCTCAGCGCTGATGCCCTGCTGTTCCTTGAAG AGCTATTCCCCATACTACAGAAGCGCCTGTGCAGCCCCTGTTGGGAGGTGAGGGACTCCGCCCTGGAGTTCCTGACACATCTGATCCGACACTGGGGAG GGCAGGCTGACTTCAGAGAGGCACTGCGTTCCTCAGAAGTGCCCACGCTTGCCTGCCAGCTCCTCCAAGACCCTGAGAGTTATGTCCGAGCAAGTGCAGTAGGCGCTGCTGGGCAGCTCTCTAGCCGGGGCCTACAGGCCACTCCCACCAGCCCTGAGAACCCGCAGGCCCAGCAG GGCCTACTTATGGACCTCATGCATATCCTGTCTACGGACTCAGAGGGCTTCCCTCGGAGGGCTGTCTTACGGGTCTTTACTGAGTGGCTGAGGGATGGCCATGCTGATGTGGTTCAAGACACAGAGTGGTTTGTGGCCACTGTGCTGCAGGCAGTGAGCCGGGATCTGGACTGGGAGGTCCGAGTGCAGGGTTTGGAGCTGGCACAGGTGTTCCTCATCCAGGCAATGGGGCAGCCCAGCCTCCTCTGTCCCTATACAGTAGGCCTGCCTGAGGCCACCTCTCCCAGCCCACACCCAGAATTCTTGCAAACTCTCTGCCGTCTGCCAGTCTTTGAGTTTGCTTTTTGTGCCTTGCTTGACTGTGACCGACCAGTGGCCCAAAAGGCCTGTGACTTGCTCCTCTTCTTGAGGGACAAGACATCTTCCTGCAGTGGCACCCAGGAGGTTGGGGATAACCCTAGCTCAGCCTCTGTGGAGGCTGTCCTGCAGAGGTGGCGGGAGGGTGAGCAGGGCCAGCCCCTGGGGGACCTGGAGCCTGAGGCCATGCTAGCTATCCTGCGGTCCCTAGACCTGGAGGGCCTGCAGGACAAGCTGGCCAAGAGCAGCGACCATGTGGAAAAAAGCCCACAGTCCCTACTACAGGACATGCTGGCCACGGTGGGTATATTAGAGGAGAATGAAGCTGACTGCTACTAA